The Apodemus sylvaticus chromosome 5, mApoSyl1.1, whole genome shotgun sequence genome has a segment encoding these proteins:
- the Znf512b gene encoding zinc finger protein 512B isoform X9, with the protein MNQWKDEFKAHSRVKCPNSGCWLEFPSIYGLKYHYQRCQGVRDYGTGKRRPGGASGQRPPGPQPTPALPAQGAISDRLAFPCPICEAAFTSKTQLEKHRIWNHMDHPLPAPKPGPVSRPVTISRPVGVSKPIGVSKPVTVGKPVGVSKPIGISKPVTVSRPIPVTKPVTVNRPMQISRPVPVTKPIPITKPVPLTKHMPVTKLVTVSKPVPLTKPVPVSRPIVVSKPVPVSRPIAISRHTPPCKMVLLSKSENKTLRATGKNSNKKRAADSLDTCPILPKQARPENGEYGSSTVDQSVTFPLNTDPSNSSLLPGSRPLMGKEALQPIGPVSQPEEDPERTKHRRKQKTPKKFTGEQPSISGTFGLKGLAKAEDKARVHRSKKQEGSGSEEVRKKVLATPVTVSKEASTPVAHPAPGGGCLAGPRTGGPEEQWQRAIHERGEAVCPTCNVVTRKTLVGLKKHMEVCHKLQEALKCQHCRKQFKSKAGLNYHTMAEHSAKPTDAEASEGGEQEERERLRKVLKQMGRLRCPQEGCGAAFSSLMGYQYHQRRCGKPPCEVDSPSFPCTHCGKTYRSKAGHDYHVRSEHTAPPPEEPTDKIPEAEDLLGVERTPSGRIRRTSAQVAVFHLQEIAEDELARDWTKRRMKDDLVPETARLNYTRPGLPTLNPQLLEAWKNEVKEKGHVNCPNDCCEAIYSSVSGLKAHLASCSKGDHLVGKYRCLLCPKEFSSESGVKYHILKTHGENWFRTSADPPSKHKSQDSLMPRKEKKKSLSGGKKRGRKPKERSSEEPASKLPPNRDDWPPGGRDRGSRSSTGKKAGAGKAPEK; encoded by the exons ATGAACCAGTGGAAAGATGAATTCAAGGCACACTCAAGGGTGAAGTGTCCAAACTCAGGGTGCTGGCTAGAGTTCCCCAGCATCTATGGGCTCAAGTACCACTATCAGCGGTGCCAAGGGGTAAGGGACTAtgggacagggaagaggaggcCTGGGGGTGCATCTGGGCAGAGGCCCCCGGGGCCCCAGCCCACACCTGCCCTCCCTGCCCAGGGCGCTATCTCAGATAGGCTGGCCTTCCCTTGCCCCATCTGCGAGGCCGCATTCACCTCCAAGACCCAGCTGGAGAAGCACCGGATTTGGAATCACATGGACCATCCCCTACCTGCCCCCAAGCCTGGCCCAGTCAGCCGGCCAGTCACCATCAGTCGGCCTGTTGGGGTCAGCAAGCCCATCGGAGTGAGCAAACCTGTTACTGTTGGCAAACCAGTTGGTGTCAGCAAGCCCATTGGCATCAGTAAGCCAGTCACAGTCAGTAGACCTATACCAGTCACTAAGCCTGTCACAGTCAATAGGCCCATGCAAATCTCTAGGCCTGTGCCAGTTACCAAGCCCATCCCAATCACCAAACCTGTGCCACTCACCAAACATATGCCAGTTACCAAGCTTGTGACCGTTTCAAAACCTGTGCCACTCACCAAGCCAGTACCAGTCAGCAGGCCTATTGTGGTCAGCAAACCTGTGCCGGTCAGCAGGCCCATCGCCATCAGCAGACACACACCACCCTGCAAAATGGTGTTGCTGTCCAAATCTGAGAACAAAACACTTCGTGCTACAGGCAAGAACAGCAATAAGAAAAG GGCTGCAGACAGTTTGGACACCTGTCCCATCCTGCCCAAGCAGGCCAGGCCAGAAAATGGAGAGTACGGCTCATCCACCGTGGACCAGAGTGTGACTTTCCCACTGAATACAGATCCTAGCAACAGCTCCCTGCTGCCAGGCAGCAGGCCCCTAATGGGCAAAGAGGCACTGCAGCCTATAGGCCCAGTGTCCCAGCCAGAGGAGGATCCTGAGCGCACAAAGCACA gaaggaaacagaaaacaccGAAGAAATTCACAGGGGAGCAGCCATCTATCTCAGGGACCTTTGGGCTCAAAG GCCTGGCCAAAGCTGAAGACAAGGCTCGAGTTCATCGCTCCAAGAAGCAAGAAGGATCAGGCTCTGAGGAAGTGCGGAAGAAGGTGCTGGCCACCCCTGTCACTGTCAGCAAGGAGGCATCAACTCCTGTGGCCCACCCAGCCCCAGGTGGGGGCTGCCTGGCAGGACCCAGGACAG GTGGCCCTGAGGAGCAGTGGCAGCGAGCCATCCATGAACGTGGGGAGGCTGTCTGCCCCACCTGCAACGTGGTTACCCGGAAGACCCTCGTGGGGCTCAAAAAGCACATGGAAGTATGTCACAAG TTGCAGGAAGCACTCAAATGCCAGCACTGCCGAAAACAGTTCAagtccaaggctggcctcaactaCCACACCATGGCTGAACACAGTGCCAAG CCCACGGATGCTGAGGCCTCTGAagggggagaacaggaggagcGGGAGAGGCTTCGAAAGGTGCTGAAGCAGATGGGAAGGCTGCGCTGCCCTCAAGAG GGCTGTGGGGCCGCCTTCTCCAGCCTCATGGGTTATCAATATCACCAGCGGCGCTGTGGGAAGCCACCCTGTGAGGTAGACAGTCCCTCCTTCCCCTGTACCCACTGTGGCAAGACTTACCGATCCAAGGCTGGCCATGACTATCACGTGCGTTCAGAGCACACAGCCCCG CCCCCTGAGGAGCCCACAGACAAGATCCCTGAGGCTGAGGACCTGCTTGGGGTAGAACGGACCCCAAGTGGTCGCATCCGTCGTACGTCGGCCCAGGTTGCCGTGTTCCATCTACAGGAGATTGCAGAGGATGAACTGGCTCGTGACTGGACCAAACGACGCATGAAGGATGACCTTGTGCCTGAGACTGCACGG CTCAACTACACTCGGCCAGGCCTCCCTACACTTAATCCTCAGCTGCTGGAGGCATGGAAGAATGAAGTCAAGGAGAAGGGCCATGTGAACTGTCCCAATGAT TGCTGTGAAGCCATCTACTCCAGTGTGTCCGGCCTCAAGGCCCATCTTGCCAGCTGCAGCAAG GGGGACCACCTGGTGGGGAAGTACCGCTGCCTGCTGTGTCCCAAAGAGTTCAGCTCTGAGAGCGGCGTCAAGTACCACATCCTTAAGACCCATGGAGAG AATTGGTTCCGGACCTCAGCTGACCCGCCTTCCAAACACAAGAGCCAGGACTCCTTGATGcctaggaaagagaagaagaaaagtctGTCAGGAGGAAAGAAGCGGGGTCGCAAACCCAAGGAACGGTCCTCCGAGGAGCCAGCATCTAAGCTCCCCCCTAACAGGGATGACTGgcccccaggaggcagagacagggggtcCCGGAGCTCCACTGGGAAGAAGGCTGGAGCTGGGAAGGCACCTGAAAAGTGA
- the Znf512b gene encoding zinc finger protein 512B isoform X7 — protein MTESFCVGGGRRLQGSSKNGPGKGGNRKEVQLPLLQDPSKLGGMPVVHSGHTVPSQAPLCFDPGNSASDKTEGKKKGRPKAENQALRDIPLSLMNQWKDEFKAHSRVKCPNSGCWLEFPSIYGLKYHYQRCQGVRDYGTGKRRPGGASGQRPPGPQPTPALPAQGAISDRLAFPCPICEAAFTSKTQLEKHRIWNHMDHPLPAPKPGPVSRPVTISRPVGVSKPIGVSKPVTVGKPVGVSKPIGISKPVTVSRPIPVTKPVTVNRPMQISRPVPVTKPIPITKPVPLTKHMPVTKLVTVSKPVPLTKPVPVSRPIVVSKPVPVSRPIAISRHTPPCKMVLLSKSENKTLRATGKNSNKKRAADSLDTCPILPKQARPENGEYGSSTVDQSVTFPLNTDPSNSSLLPGSRPLMGKEALQPIGPVSQPEEDPERTKHRRKQKTPKKFTGEQPSISGTFGLKGLAKAEDKARVHRSKKQEGSGSEEVRKKVLATPVTVSKEASTPVAHPAPGGGCLAGPRTGGPEEQWQRAIHERGEAVCPTCNVVTRKTLVGLKKHMEVCHKLQEALKCQHCRKQFKSKAGLNYHTMAEHSAKPTDAEASEGGEQEERERLRKVLKQMGRLRCPQEGCGAAFSSLMGYQYHQRRCGKPPCEVDSPSFPCTHCGKTYRSKAGHDYHVRSEHTAPPPEEPTDKIPEAEDLLGVERTPSGRIRRTSAQVAVFHLQEIAEDELARDWTKRRMKDDLVPETARLNYTRPGLPTLNPQLLEAWKNEVKEKGHVNCPNDLSPACSAVKPSTPVCPASRPILPAAARGTTWWGSTAACCVPKSSALRAASSTTSLRPMERIGSGPQLTRLPNTRARTP, from the exons ATGACTGAATCCTTCTGTGTTGGAGGAGGCCGTCGGCTTCAAGGATCCAGCAAAAATGGACCTGGAAAGGGAGGCAACCGGAAGGAGGTCCAGCTTCCCTTGTTGCAGGACCCATCAAAACTAGGAG GGATGCCAGTGGTCCACAGTGGACATACAGTGCCTAGCCAGGCCCCACTCTGCTTTGACCCCGGAAACTCAGCCAGTGACAagacagaagggaagaaaaaagggaGGCCGAAAGCCGAGAACCAAGCTCTCCGAGATATTCCT CTCTCTCTGATGAACCAGTGGAAAGATGAATTCAAGGCACACTCAAGGGTGAAGTGTCCAAACTCAGGGTGCTGGCTAGAGTTCCCCAGCATCTATGGGCTCAAGTACCACTATCAGCGGTGCCAAGGGGTAAGGGACTAtgggacagggaagaggaggcCTGGGGGTGCATCTGGGCAGAGGCCCCCGGGGCCCCAGCCCACACCTGCCCTCCCTGCCCAGGGCGCTATCTCAGATAGGCTGGCCTTCCCTTGCCCCATCTGCGAGGCCGCATTCACCTCCAAGACCCAGCTGGAGAAGCACCGGATTTGGAATCACATGGACCATCCCCTACCTGCCCCCAAGCCTGGCCCAGTCAGCCGGCCAGTCACCATCAGTCGGCCTGTTGGGGTCAGCAAGCCCATCGGAGTGAGCAAACCTGTTACTGTTGGCAAACCAGTTGGTGTCAGCAAGCCCATTGGCATCAGTAAGCCAGTCACAGTCAGTAGACCTATACCAGTCACTAAGCCTGTCACAGTCAATAGGCCCATGCAAATCTCTAGGCCTGTGCCAGTTACCAAGCCCATCCCAATCACCAAACCTGTGCCACTCACCAAACATATGCCAGTTACCAAGCTTGTGACCGTTTCAAAACCTGTGCCACTCACCAAGCCAGTACCAGTCAGCAGGCCTATTGTGGTCAGCAAACCTGTGCCGGTCAGCAGGCCCATCGCCATCAGCAGACACACACCACCCTGCAAAATGGTGTTGCTGTCCAAATCTGAGAACAAAACACTTCGTGCTACAGGCAAGAACAGCAATAAGAAAAG GGCTGCAGACAGTTTGGACACCTGTCCCATCCTGCCCAAGCAGGCCAGGCCAGAAAATGGAGAGTACGGCTCATCCACCGTGGACCAGAGTGTGACTTTCCCACTGAATACAGATCCTAGCAACAGCTCCCTGCTGCCAGGCAGCAGGCCCCTAATGGGCAAAGAGGCACTGCAGCCTATAGGCCCAGTGTCCCAGCCAGAGGAGGATCCTGAGCGCACAAAGCACA gaaggaaacagaaaacaccGAAGAAATTCACAGGGGAGCAGCCATCTATCTCAGGGACCTTTGGGCTCAAAG GCCTGGCCAAAGCTGAAGACAAGGCTCGAGTTCATCGCTCCAAGAAGCAAGAAGGATCAGGCTCTGAGGAAGTGCGGAAGAAGGTGCTGGCCACCCCTGTCACTGTCAGCAAGGAGGCATCAACTCCTGTGGCCCACCCAGCCCCAGGTGGGGGCTGCCTGGCAGGACCCAGGACAG GTGGCCCTGAGGAGCAGTGGCAGCGAGCCATCCATGAACGTGGGGAGGCTGTCTGCCCCACCTGCAACGTGGTTACCCGGAAGACCCTCGTGGGGCTCAAAAAGCACATGGAAGTATGTCACAAG TTGCAGGAAGCACTCAAATGCCAGCACTGCCGAAAACAGTTCAagtccaaggctggcctcaactaCCACACCATGGCTGAACACAGTGCCAAG CCCACGGATGCTGAGGCCTCTGAagggggagaacaggaggagcGGGAGAGGCTTCGAAAGGTGCTGAAGCAGATGGGAAGGCTGCGCTGCCCTCAAGAG GGCTGTGGGGCCGCCTTCTCCAGCCTCATGGGTTATCAATATCACCAGCGGCGCTGTGGGAAGCCACCCTGTGAGGTAGACAGTCCCTCCTTCCCCTGTACCCACTGTGGCAAGACTTACCGATCCAAGGCTGGCCATGACTATCACGTGCGTTCAGAGCACACAGCCCCG CCCCCTGAGGAGCCCACAGACAAGATCCCTGAGGCTGAGGACCTGCTTGGGGTAGAACGGACCCCAAGTGGTCGCATCCGTCGTACGTCGGCCCAGGTTGCCGTGTTCCATCTACAGGAGATTGCAGAGGATGAACTGGCTCGTGACTGGACCAAACGACGCATGAAGGATGACCTTGTGCCTGAGACTGCACGG CTCAACTACACTCGGCCAGGCCTCCCTACACTTAATCCTCAGCTGCTGGAGGCATGGAAGAATGAAGTCAAGGAGAAGGGCCATGTGAACTGTCCCAATGAT CTGTCTCCTGCCTGCAGTGCTGTGAAGCCATCTACTCCAGTGTGTCCGGCCTCAAGGCCCATCTTGCCAGCTGCAGCAAG GGGGACCACCTGGTGGGGAAGTACCGCTGCCTGCTGTGTCCCAAAGAGTTCAGCTCTGAGAGCGGCGTCAAGTACCACATCCTTAAGACCCATGGAGAG AATTGGTTCCGGACCTCAGCTGACCCGCCTTCCAAACACAAGAGCCAGGACTCCTTGA